Genomic segment of Pangasianodon hypophthalmus isolate fPanHyp1 chromosome 22, fPanHyp1.pri, whole genome shotgun sequence:
GCATTGTGAATGATGATTTAAGCGAAACCAAAAATACATGAGGAGGCTGTAAAGTTTTaggattatttttcatttttcatttatcaaGTTCTTTAGTAGTGCGAAGTTTTCTGCACGTTTCACTCGAAATGCACGTAAACGACAGCGACACTACGGATTATAATCGCAACACCTTGAATTTAGTTTGGCTCAGGTGCTGTGATCTGGACACGCCTTCCCACAGACCCCCACAACTGCActtaaacaacacacacacacacacacttgcatggACGTGCAAAACGCACTGCGGCGACTCACCAGACTTTACAGCCTCTACGACGATGTGATCATCGTGGACGTCGTTGTTGAGCAGATGTTTCTGAGACTCGCTGAGAGGACTACTCTGCTCACCTTCCACACtgtggggagaaaaaaacaaacaaaaaaacaaaaacgattTGAGATTTTTGTTTAGAGAATTGAATTAAACCGGAAACTAGATCATTCACATGCACACTTTACACGCTGCTCTTTAATAAAGTCAATGCAACTATATCAAAAACGCTAACGAATCCTCTTTGAGTGTAACAAGTAACTAACGTTAACGTACGTAAGTGTTTGATCGTCGTGTTAAATGAGGTCAGTCGGAAAAAAAGCGGATTCTGTTGAACGCAGGGATTTTCGCAAGCATCGTTTTTAACGTTATCGCTTGCATTATGCGGACGAAGTGAAAGTTTCATCACAGGGGTTACGTTGAGTGTAATtacgaaaaaaaaatcataaattcttGGGAAGGGATCTTATCGTTCTCACTATTCTCACAACATAGAGCCTTACTTTCAGTGAAAAAATTTCGCAATTCTATTCAAATCAGGTAAAGAAGCGACAAATCTACACAAACGATCGTCTCGAGCGATTCTTCGGATCTTCGATCTCACGGCACGTACCtacgtttcttcagttctccTCCTGCAATGCGGTTCGATTCACTGTTCATAAAACTTATAACCGTAGTTTTtaatcttatcctgtcatacaCTACCTCTGATAAAAATGTGTACAGagcattacgaagaaaaataaagctcttTGGTGCCTCTGGtttgtacgtagctagtacagttaactcgctttgctaatctaatctgagaacgaaACTAGCACAAAGCTGAGCATGTAATCagaattttcacactgattagtgcgttatttaatttgtgtttaactactTGGCTTTAGaagcgatacacacacacacacacacacacatacacggtAGCTACTTCCGTTTCTCATcagaacataaaacaaacaaacaaaaaaaatataggacaggccacgcccacaagcgacaagAGAAACTGGTTGCTGGTGCAAGTCGGCTGAAGATGGTTTCAATTAAAGACAGAgattttattgcttttactCGAATTGCAAGTAAAGTAACCATGTAGGTTAAacgagggggcggagctaaacacacacacacacacacacacacacacacacacaagcgaaCTTGGTAAACAAAGCAGTTGTTTAAAACATTCCAGAAATGATGTTTGTGCATTTTAGAAACTTGTACAGCTTTGATGAAGGAGTTTCGGGGTTgaatattttaaagtatttaaagcaTTTGTTATTGGTCTCCTGTATTTGGTGTAACAGTGCCACCGTGTGGTGGAAATGTGGAACTGCACCACACCTTTGGCTCAGGCAATCAGGATGTACGACTACTGTTGGCTGCTCGGGATCAGAGACGACCAGCCGGGTTGGAAATGTGAGTCCGTCTCCCTgactgcataaaaaaaaaaaaaaaaaaaaaagtttataatcCTGGTAAAATAAGACGGAAATTCctcgagtgtgagtgtgagtgtgtgtacctggtgaaAACTGGTAGCAGCCAGAACTTCTTCTGGTCTCCGAACACCTGTGCGATGTTCTTGCTGAATCCCAGCGAGAACCCGTTTTTATCCGGTCCGTTCCTGAAGACGGGCGCTCGGAACGCCTCTGAaggaacgaaagaaagaaaaggggtCACGTATAAACCAAACGCAGCCTTCGAGTCCCGAGGACGCGCAGAGAGGTGGAGACGGTGCGAGTGCGTTACCTATCGTAGATCTGTTCTTTCCTACAAGCCACAGGTGGTAAGTGAAGAGCGAGAGGATGCTGATGCAGAACATGGCCGccacaaaaaagagaaacaacacGTGGAATTTGGCCTGAGAGTCGGGCAGCTCActctgagaggagagagagagagagagagagagagagagagagagagagagtaagacacGAGGGCAACATCGACGAGGAGGAAACACTCGAGTCACAGGGCTGCACGATatccacaaaaaacacacaataataacgAGATGcaataaatgaagacaaagtACAATCTGGAAAGTTAATATATTAACTGATAATTAGGgggaaaaacatttataaaaatgtgtgtcaTTAAAATTTATCAATattaagaataaaattaaaaaaaggctgtaaAGATTCAAAACAATAGAAAACTTTATCGGATCAGCTGCTCTGAGTTCGTGCAGCGTTGCGTAATTTATCACGATAAAGATATCATACTGTCGCATCgctttgtttctgtttcataCGTAAAGCACTTcgagattttaaaaagtgttgttcaatcaaaaatgtttattatatgaATCATTATATTAAGTTTTGTTTTGGCCAAGaactttcataaaaaaaaatttaggagAATTACTGTGCAAAGAACGAAAACgaaaacagtaaaataaggCAATAAGTGCAGCTGCTTACTGCATAAAAATTAATGTATaagttatttttgtgtgtgtgtgtgtgtgtgtgtgtgtatatatgtatatatatatatatatatatatatatttttttttgttttcagcatTACTAGGCCTATAAGCAGAGATCTGATTCccaatatcagtatcagtaccagtatcagtatctgtaTCAGTTTCAGTAGCAGTATCAGTTTCGGTATCGGTATCAGAATTGGTACTGGTAatagtatcagtaccagtaccagtatcagtatcagtaccagtatcagtaccagtatcagtaccagtaccagtaccagtatcagtacagtatctgtatcagtatcagtagcAGTATCAGTTTCGGTATCGGTATCAGAATTGGTATTGGTAatagtatcagtaccagtaccagtaccagtatcagtaccagtaccagtatctttaccagtatcagtaccagtaccagtatcagtacagtatcTGTATCAGTTTCAGTAGCAGTATCAGTTTCGGTATCGGTATCAGAATTGGTACTGGTAatagtatcagtaccagtaccagtatcagtatcagtaccagtatcagtaccagtatcagtaccagtaccagtaccagtatcagtacagtatctgtatcagtatcagtagcAGTATCAGTTTCGGTATCGGTATCAGAATTGGTATTGGTAatagtatcagtaccagtaccagtaccagtatcagtaccagtaccagtatctttaccagtatcagtaccagtaccagtatcagtacagtatctgtatcagtatcagtatcagtagcAGTATCAGTTTTGGTATCGGTATCAGAATTGGTATTGGTAatagtatcagtatcagtaccagtatcagtatcagtatcagtaccagtaccagtaccagtatcagtatcagtaccagtaccagtatctgtatctgtatcagttTCAGTAGCAGTATCAGTTTCGGTATCGGTATCAGAATTGGTATTGGTAatagtatcagtaccagtatcagtaccagtatcggtatcagtaccggtatcggtatcagtatcagtaccagtatcagtatcagtaccagtatcggtaccagtatcagtaccagtatcggtaccagtatcagtatcggtaccagtatcggtatcagtaccagtatcggtatcagtaccagtaccagtttCAGCAGCAGTATCGGTTTCGGTATTGGTATCAGAATTGGTATTGGTAATactatcagtaccagtatcagtttcagtaccagtaccagcaTCAGTACCGGGCCGATACCAGCAGTGGAACAGTTGATCGGATTTTGGAGAAGAACATATCGGATATCGGATCCTGTAAGAAACGGAGAATCctggaattggatttgggaaagaaatgtatttttggaactggagaTTTTTACATAGACAGAGAGTTTTGacgatttttgttttgttaggattttattatatttatactttattatatttacgtAAATTACGCAAGTGATTTTCATGTCAGAGAGTTTAACTATAAAGCGCTTCAggtaaagaaaacattttaaagctagTATTTTATAAGAAAACAAATACCGGACGGGTATCGGCTTCGGCTGAGACGCGACGTTCCAGCGTTGGTACCGGAAAAGAAAAAGCGGTGttttgccatttaaaaaaataaataagtaaataaaatttatctAAGCCCTGGAAACACAGCAAGACAGAATCCCACACGTCTTCCATGGGGCTGTAATGTAGACTTTTTATCTCAATAAAGTCACATTTGGGACATTCGGggtgaaaacaaacaaacaaataaataaacaaacaaacaaacaaaggtgGAGAGACAGAACTGAATGTAACGCAGGAAAATACTTGagtttacacaaacacacgatTAATCATGCAACTCTAATGGACAACAAACAACAAGCAGACAATCAGcgaataaagaaaatgaagcataatgaagtgtttttttatgatttatttttatttcccatGCCGGCTCGGACACAATAACCAACAATCAACACTAACACCGAGGATTACCTTCGGACAATTCTCTGCCGATTTCCTCCGGCAAAGCTTAGTgcaaacagagacagagtgttAGACACGAGGACGAGAGCAAAGCACAACGCGGCGATATGACGATgtaatatcgatatcgtgatGTGTCTTTACGtcacaaaatgttctttataatataaaaaaaatattacaaactgattGGAAGCAAGAAGCTGATTTAAAATCgattgttaaaaatatatttatcttattatatttatttattataaaaaaaagattttttaaatgaatttatgtAGTGTAAAACCTgccattaaatttttttttttttttaatgcatgtaTTTGAAATCAatacatgaatttaaaaataaaaggatttATCTGAGAATGAGGAGGATTAGTCAGACTATAATCAGGAATGAGTGGAATTGGTAAAAATTTCATCAAGCGTAagcgggattggtcagaatgttacTGGGAATGAtggggattggtcagaatgttatTGGGAATGAtggggattggtcagaatgttatTGGGAATGATGGGGATTGGTGGGAATGTTATTGGGAATGAtggggattggtcagaatgttatTGGGAATGAtggggattggtcagaatgttacTGGGAATGAtggggattggtcagaatgttatTGGGAATGATGGGGATTGGTGGGAATGTTATTGGGAATGAtggggattggtcagaatgttatTGGGAATGAtggggattggtcagaatgttatTGGGAATGAtggggattggtcagaatgttatTGGGAATGAtggggattggtcagaatgttacTGGGAATGAtggggattggtcagaatgttacTGGGAATGATGGGGATTGGTGGGAATGTTATTGGGAATGAtggggattggtcagaatgttacTGGGAATGAtggggattggtcagaatgttatTGGGAATGAtggggattggtcagaatgttatTGGGAATGAtggggattggtcagaatgttacTGTGAATGGtcgggattggtcagaatgttatTGGGAATGAtggggattggtcagaatgttacTGTGAATGGtcgggattggtcagaatgttatTGGGAATGAtggggattggtcagaatgttacTGTGAATGAtcgggattggtcagaatttcaTTGAGAGTGAAATCTGAAATTGTTGGCAAAAATCTGTGCTGCTACAGCCtgatacatatcgtgtatcGCAGAAATGTTCTTGAGAATcacgatatgatatttttgtcatatctccCCACCTCCTCAGGCGCACTGCAAAGGCGGGTggtgcagagtttttttttttattaatccaatctaaaaaaaaaaaaaaggagcagtcCCGACATGATTACTCACTGTCCAGAACTTGATGAAGTACTGCAGCACGGTGGCAGCGATGAACAGGCAGTACAGCAGCGAGTAGGCCAGGAACAGGATGAAGAACTTGTAATTGGAGAAACCGACACAGTTGTTCACCCTGTCATGAAGAAAAAGACGAAACTGTAGTGTTGAGAAACAGACACAAAGCGCAAGAGCTGCTTTAGAAACGAGAGCTGAGTTCACTCACCACGGGCAGTGATGATCCATCTTCAACACGCACCTGTTACACGTTACATGACATTTTCATTCTTAAACATCatgaacaatttaaaaaaataattttta
This window contains:
- the zdhhc20b gene encoding palmitoyltransferase ZDHHC20-B isoform X2 — translated: MAPSHVLRCCQRGLAWIPVIFIALVVCWSYYAYVVELCVFTVPSLGEKVIYLVIFHLSFILFVWSYWKTIFTKPTNPTKEFCLPKAEKELYEKEERPETQQEILKRVASSLPLYTRTGAGAIRYCDRCQVIKPDRCHHCSACDMCVLKMDHHCPWVNNCVGFSNYKFFILFLAYSLLYCLFIAATVLQYFIKFWTSELPDSQAKFHVLFLFFVAAMFCISILSLFTYHLWLVGKNRSTIEAFRAPVFRNGPDKNGFSLGFSKNIAQVFGDQKKFWLLPVFTSQGDGLTFPTRLVVSDPEQPTVVVHPDCLSQSVEGEQSSPLSESQKHLLNNDVHDDHIVVEAVKSDESDTITVSVASES
- the zdhhc20b gene encoding palmitoyltransferase ZDHHC20-B isoform X1, which codes for MAPSHVLRCCQRGLAWIPVIFIALVVCWSYYAYVVELCVFTVPSLGEKVIYLVIFHLSFILFVWSYWKTIFTKPTNPTKEFCLPKAEKELYEKEERPETQQEILKRVASSLPLYTRTGAGAIRYCDRCQVIKPDRCHHCSACDMCVLKMDHHCPWVNNCVGFSNYKFFILFLAYSLLYCLFIAATVLQYFIKFWTLCRRKSAENCPKSELPDSQAKFHVLFLFFVAAMFCISILSLFTYHLWLVGKNRSTIEAFRAPVFRNGPDKNGFSLGFSKNIAQVFGDQKKFWLLPVFTSQGDGLTFPTRLVVSDPEQPTVVVHPDCLSQSVEGEQSSPLSESQKHLLNNDVHDDHIVVEAVKSDESDTITVSVASES